GCCATATCGAGCGCAGCGGCGAGCACCGAGTCGCGGCTCTCGCAGAGCCGGTTGACGAGGCCGAGCCGCGCTGCCTCGGCCGCTTCCACGCGCCGGCCGGTATAGACGAGTTCCCGCACGATGCCGTGCGGGATGAGATGGCCCAGGCGCTGCAGCGTGCCGAGATCGGCGGTGATCGCGACGTCTACTTCGGCAATCGCGAAATAGGCGTCGGCCGATGCGAGGCGGATGTCGCAGGCGCTGGCGAGGTCCACACCGGCGCCGATGCAACCGCCATGCACGGCCGCGATCACCGGCGGCCGCGCCGCTTCGATGGCGCTGAACGCATCCTGCAGGCGCTGAATATCGCGCAGCCGCCTTTCGGTGCCGCGGCCATGATCGCCGCCATGGCCGAACTGGGTAATCGCGTATTGAAGGTCGATGCCGGCGGTGAAATGACGTCCCTCGCCCGAAAGCACGATCGCACGCACCGTGGCATCGCTGCCGAGGCTGCGGAAGGTCTCGCCGATCGCCGTGAACATGGCCTCGTCCATGGCGTTCATCTTGTCGCCGCGTGCCAGTTCGACCGCGGCGACCCCGCCCTGCCGATCGACCCGGATCCTTTCGCTTCCCATCGCCTGCTCTCTCCCGTTAAGAGCCTGTCATGACGCGCTTCACGGTGAACGGCCAGCCCATCGAATACCGGCTGGATCCGGACACGCCCCTGCTCTGGGCGCTGCGCGACGCTTCCAATCTCACCGGAACCAAATATGGCTGCGGCACCGGCCAGTGCGGGGCCTGCACCGTGCATGTCGACGGCCGCGCGGTGCGCAGCTGTCAGATGCCGATCGGACGACTGGAAGGCAGCTTCGTCACCACCATCGAAGCCTTGTCGCCCGATCGTTCGCACCCGATCCAGCAGGCCTGGGTTGCCGAGTCGGTGCCCCAATGCGGCTTCTGCCAGCCGGGAATGATCATGGCCGCCGCCGCGTTGCTCGAGCAGAATGGCGCGCCGAGCGACGCCGACATCGACGCGGCGATCACCAACCTCTGCCCGTGCGGGACCTATCCCAGGATCCGCGAGGCGATTCGCAGGGCGGCGCGGGTGCGCGGCGGCCAGGAACAGATTTCGGCGGCACCGCCGCCCGACATCGATCCCTGCGACGCCGCGCGCCGGGTGCCGGCGCTCGATGCCGGCGGTGCCCCGGCACGGCGGCGGTAGCTTTCGGAACGTTGTCGAACCGGTTCAGCCACGGCTCATCGACATTGCGGCACAAGTCGTCATTATCGCAGGGCGGCTTTTCGCCGGGCGGAGACAGGAGTGTTCGATGCGTAAGGCATTGATCGGATTGGTGATGTCGGCAACGGTGCTTACCCCCGTGGCCGCGGAAGCGCAAAATCACGGCGGCAGCCGGGCCGAGCGCATCCAGCAACGTTACGAGCGGCAGGGCGAGCGCAATCAGGCACGCGTCGAGGCCCGGCAGCAACGGCAGGCGGTCCGCCAGGAACGTCAGGACGTGCGGCAGCAGCGCGTCGAAGCGCCTCGGCAGGCGCCGGTGCAGGTGCAGGGCAACCAGGGCGTCGACCAGCGCTCGGCGTCCAACTGGCAGAGCGGAGAGCGGCGGCGTGGCGAAGGGGGCGCCCGGCGCGAGGCCTATCGTCAGCGGATCGACGCGACTCGCGAAGCGTCGCAGCGCAGCGCGGAAGGTCTGGATCCCCGCTATCAGCGGCAGGCGGCGCGGAACCAGCAGCGCTACGAGGAGCGGCTTCGCGACCAGCGCCGCGACCGCCGCGACGATCGCCGCGATTGGCGCAACGACCGCCGGGACGACCGCCGGGGTTGGCAGAACGACCGCGGGGATTATCGGCAGGCGCAGCGTTGGGACCGCCAGTGGCGCAACGATCGGCGGTACGATTGGCAGAATTATCGCTACGCCCACCGCGATCTCTACCGGATCGGACGCTATTACTCGCCCTATCGTGATCACAGCTACAGCCGTCTGTCGATCGGCTTCTCGCTCGGCTCCGGCTTCTACGGCGATCGCTACTGGATCAGCGATCCCTGGCAGTATCGCTTGCCGCCGGCTTATGCCGGCACGCGCTGGGTCCGCTATTATGACGACGTGCTGCTCGTCGACATGTATACCGGCGAGGTGATCGACGCGATCTACGACTTCTTCTGGTAAGCGGTCACGCCGCAGATCGAAGGATCGGAAGCCCGGGGCGCATGCGCTCCGGGCTTTTCGCTTGCCAGCGCCGGGCGGCGCCAGCATGAAAAGAGCGTTTCCGGAGGGTCTTGATGCGCTTTCTCGCTTTCGCCGCCGCCTGCCTGATCGCCTCGCCCGCTGCGGCCGAGATCCTCGTGATCCATGCCGGCCATCTGCTTTCGGATCCGGCGCGCGCCGTCGCCGGACCTTCCACGATCACCGTCGCGGACGGCCGGATCACAGCGATCGATGCGGGGCTGACGCCGCCGCCGGCCGGTGCCCGCCTGATCGATCTTTCGTCCAAGACGGTGCTGCCGGGCCTCATCGACACCCATGTCCATCTCTCCGGTGATCCCGGATCCGATTATCGCGACGAAGCGGTCAACAGCGACGAATATGCGACCCTGGTCGGGGCCAGGAACGCGCGGATCACCGCGCTGGCCGGCTTCACCACAGTCCGGGATCTCGGATCGCCGCCGCTGGTCGGCTTCGCCTTGCGCCGCGCAACCGCGGAAGGTGCCATCCCAGGCCCGCGGATCGTGTCGTCGGGGCCTGCCATCTCGACCATCGGCGGCCATGGTGACGTTTCCGGGTTCCGGCCCGAAGTGGTCGCGGTGCTGGGCGCGAACAACACCTGCACCGGTCCGGAGCAATGCGCCGCCCGCGTGCGCGAATTCTCCCGGGCCGGCGCCGACCTGATCAAGATCACTGCAACCGGCGGCGTCCTGTCCCAGCAGGCGCGCGGCCTCGGCCAGCATTTCACCGACGCCGAGATGAAGGCGATCGTCGACACCGCCCACGGCCTTGGCCTCAAGGTGGCCGCGCATGCCCACAGCGCCCGCGGCATCGAGGCCGCCGCCCGCGCCGGCGTCGATTCGATCGAGCACGGCACCTTCGCCGATGCCAAGGCGATCCAGGCGATGAAGACCGGCGGCGCGACATTGGTGCCGACCCTGATGGCGTTCACCGGCATTCGTGAGCGGCTCGGCAAGGGCGTCTACACGCCGGCGGTCGAGGCCAAGGTCCGCGAGACGCTGAGCGAAGTCGGCAAGGCGGCGCGCGCGGCGCGGGCCGCCGGCGTGCCGGTGGTGTTCGGCACCGACGCGGCGGTGTTCGAACATGGCCGCAACGCTCAGGAGTTCGGCCTTTTGGTCGATCAGGCCGGGATGAGCCCGGCCGAGGCGATCGCGTCCGCGACCACGGGGGCGGCGCGGTTGCTCGGCATGGACAACGAGATCGGGCGGATCGCGCCGGGCTATTCGGCGGACATCATCGCGGTGAGCGGCGATCCGCTCCGCGACGTGCATGCGCTGGAGAGGGTGGACTTCGTGATGGTGAGAGGACGGACGATCCAATGAACAGCGTGGTTGGAGATCCCTACGCGCTCTATCGGATGCAGATCGGCGCGTGGGTGAAGGATCGGATGAAGCGGACCGCCAACGTCCTCCAGATCCCGGCGAAGGGCCTCGACATCTTCGTCGTGCGCGATCTGCTGACCCGCAGCGAGTGCGAGCAGGTGATGAAGCTGATCGACAAGGATCGCATTCCCTCGGGCCTGCTCTCCCCGAGCGGCGATCCGGAATTCCGCACCAGCGAGAGCTGTCATCTGAGGATGAGCGATCCGATCAACGTGCAGGTGCAGAACAAGATCAATCATCTCACCGGCATCCAGCCTGCGCATGGGGAGACCATCCAGGGGCAGCGCTACGCGCCCGGCCAGCAGTTCAAGCCGCACAACGATTATTTCCATCCCGGCACCGATTATTGGGACGACATGCAGCTGAGCGGCGGCCAGCGCACCTGGACGGCAATGGTATTCCTGAACGACGTCGAAGCCGGCGGCCAGACCTGGTTCCCGGACGCCAACGTCCGGGTCACGCCCCGCCAGGGCAATCTGCTGCTGTGGAACAACATGGACGAATACGGGCAACCGAATCCCTATTCGCTGCACAGCGGCATGCCGGTCGAGGCGGGCGTCAAATATGTGATCACCAAATGGTATCGCGAGCGTCCATGGACGCCGCTGCCCGCCTGAGCGCGGGAGCAGATCAGCTCTCGCCGTCGATCTCCGGCGCTTCGTCGAGATATTTCGGAGTCTCCGGTGCGCGAAGCTTGGCCAGGGTGACGATCGCCGCCAGGGCAAGCCCGGCTTCCCAGATGAAGAACGCGATTGCCGCCGAAGCCGCGTGCAGCGCCGTCGACCATTGGTAACGCCGCGTGAGTCTGCCGACATAAGCAGGATCGAGCCGGTCGTCGATGTCGCGGGTCGCGCAACCGGTTCGCCACTTGAGCAACCAGGCCAGCGACAGCGCAGCCAGCGCGACCACATAGAAGATCGCGCCGGCTTCCCGGGAGCCGGGATCACTCAAGCGCTCGGCAAACGCGCGCGTGGGAAATGCTATGAAGGCGATGATTGCAAGGAACAGCAGCGTCGCGAGCAGAAAATGATGCCCGGTGGTACGGTAGATGGCGCCTGAAAAATGGTGGTGCACCCAATAGATGCCGATCACCAGCACCGAGAGAAGATAAGCCAGATAAGCGGGCCACAGCGTCAACAGCTCGTTGGCGAAATCCGGCCCGGCTTCGGGAAGCTTGATCTCCAGCAGCGGCAGCGTGAAGGCGATCGCGAACACCGCGTCTGCGAAAATCTCCATCCGCTGCGTTCCGCGCACGGCCCCTTCGCCGGGATGCTCGTCGAGCCGCGGCGTATCTTTATTGTCCTTGGTCACGATCGATCCTCCTGGGCGGCGTTCGGCCAGGCTAGGCGAGAACGAGGACGATGGCGATCCTGAGCGTGAAAGCCGCCTCCGCGCCGAAGGGATGCGGTATCAACGGGCGTTTCCTGGCTCGAGAGCGGCTCAGGCGCAGAGCACAAGCTGCGTCAGTCGGTTGCACCCATATAGGCGCCGTTCAAGTAGAGGAGCGGATCGACTTCTTCGCGGGCGATCGCGTCCTCGACGACGCCGATGAAAATGCTGTGGGTGCCGAAGGGATGATGATCGATCCGGCGGCACACGATCGAGGCCTGGGCGTCGATCAGCCGCGGCGGGCGCTCGCAATCCATCGTCCAGCCGGAGACGAAGCGCAGGCCGTGCTGCCGGCGATCGGCGAACATCTGGGCGATGTCGACCTGATCGCGGTGCAGGACGTTGACGCAGAAATGCGAGACGTCCTCCATCGAGCTGTGCATCGCCGCGAACCGGTTGATACAGACCAGCAGGCTGGGCGGATCCATCGCAAGCGACGACATTGCGGTCGCGGTGATCCCCATCGGCTCGCCGCCGACGCAGATCGTGATCACGTTCACGGTTGACGCCACCCGGCGCATCGCCGCCCGGAAGCCGTCGGTCACGTGAAGATCGGTTTCGCTCATCGCCTTCCCCATGGCGTCTGCCGCCGTCGCTGGCAATCCGCGATCCGTAGCCACGCATTTCGGGATCGCAGCGGAAGCCGGCAAGGCTCTGGATTTCCGAGGTCTTTGCGCCCGCCGCCCCCTCCCCGCCCCGGCAGCAGCAGAGACAAACGTCGGATTTCACTGGAAAATCTTTGGATATCCGCTAGCATCACGGCCGGGAGGCGACAGGGGGAACATGATCGAGCTTCTGACGGCACCGGCGAATCTGCCATTCTCGGTGGCATTGATCGTGATGCTGCTGATCGGCCTCATTGAAGCGATCGGGCTCGGCGCGCATGCCGTCCACATCGATCTTCACCTCGATACCCATATCGATGGTTTCGATCCCCTTGCCTGGCTCGGCATCGGCCGGATCCCGTTGCTGATGGTGATCATCGTCTTTCTCGCCATCTTCGGCCTGGCGGGGCTGACGCTACAGCAACTGGCCTCCGAACTGGCCGGCGCACCTTTGTCGCCATGGATCGCCGGTTTGGCGGCCGCCGTCGCAGCTTTGCCGCTCACCGGTTTCGGCGCGCGCGGCCTCGCCCGCATCCTGCCCCAGGACGAGACCACTGCCGTGAGCCTCGACACTCTCGTCGGCAAGCGCGGCGAGATCACGATCGGCACCGCCCGCCGTGGCAGCCCCGCGCAGGCGCGGGTGCGCGACGTCCACGGCCAGGTCCATTACGTTATGGTCGAGCCGCACGAGGAAGCCCATCCGCTCGCCGCCGGCGACGCCATCCTCCTCGCCCGCCGCGAGGGCCACATTTTCATCGCACTGGGGCGGGCCGACGGCCTCGACCCGCTCATCCACGAACAACTGAAGGTAGGTTGACGATGTTCACCGGAATGAATGGCCTCATCCAGTTGGCGATCTATGCCGGCGCCATCCTTGTGGTGGCGCTGACGATCGGGCTCATGATCACACGCCTCTACAAGCGTGCGACCAAGGAGATCGGCTTCGTCCGCACCGGCTTCGGCGGCGAGAAGGTGGTGATCAACGGCGGCGCTCTCGTGCTGCCGGTTCTCCACGAGACGATGCCGGTCAACCTCAACACCGTCCGCCTCGCCGTCGAGCGCAAGAATAACGACGCGCTGATCACCCTCGATCGCCTGCGCATCGACGTGAAGGCCGAATTCTACGTTCGCGTCCGCCCGGACAGCGAGAGCATCGCCATCGCGGCCCAGACGCTCGGCCTGCGCACGATGCAGCCCGAAAGTCTGAAGGAGCTGATCGAGGGCAAGTTCGTCGACGCTCTGCGCTCCGTCGCCGCGGGCATGACGATGGCCCAGCTGCACGAGCAGCGCGCCGATTTCGTTCAGAAGGTGCAGCAGGTTTCGGCCGCCGATCTGGCGATGAACGGCCTCGAGCTCGAATCGGTGTCGCTGACCGGCCTCGACCAGACCTCGATCGAGCATTTCAACGCCAACAATGCGTTCGATGCCGAGGGCCTCACCAAGCTCACCGAGCAGATCGAGCTGCGCAAGAAGGCGCGCAACGACATCGAGCAGGAAACCCGGGTGCAGATCGAAGCGAAGAATTTCGACGCCCAGCGTCGCAGCCTCGAGATCGCCCGCGACGCCGAATTCGCGCGGCTGGAACAGGAGCGCGAGGTCGAAGTGCGGCGCGCCGCCCAGTCTGCCGAAGTTGCGCAGGAGCAGTCGCTGCGCCAGCGTGAAGCCGAGGAAGCGCGGATCGCCGCCAAGCAGCAGGTCGACAGCGCCCAGATCCAGGCCAACCGTCTCGTTGAGCAGGCCAAGATCGCGCAGACCCAGGCGCTCGAGATCGCCCGCCAGGAACAGCAAATCGCAGTCCAGAACAAGAGCCGCGAGGAAAGCCAGGCCAAGGCGGAGGCCGACAAGGCGCGCGCCGCCGCGGTCGCGGCCGAGGAGCAGGTCGGCACGGCGCGCGAAACCGAGATCGCCGAACGGCAGAAGAAGATCGAACTGATCGACGCGGCGCGCGAGGCCGAGCGGGCGGCGATCGGCATCCGCGTCAAGGCCGATGCCGACAAGCAGGCCGCCGCCGACCGCGCCGAAGCCCTTCGTCTCGCCGCCGAAGGCGAGGCGGAAGCGGAAAAGCTCAAGGCGGAGGCCGCCCGCGTCCGCTTCGAAGTCGAAGCGGCCGGACAGCGTGCGATCAACGAGGCGGCGAACCTGCTCTCGTCCGATCAGGTATCGCTGCAGGCGAAGGTTGCCCTGCTCAAGGTGCTCCCGGAAATTGTCCGGGAAGCCGCCAAGCCTATGGAAGCAATCGACAGCATCAAGATCGTCCAGGTCGATGGCCTGACCGGGAGCGCCGGCGCGGGCGGACTGGCCGGCGGCGCGGCTGGCGGGGACAGCAGCAACCTTGCCTCGTCCGCGGTCGCCGCGGCGCTCCGCTACCGTGCGCAGGCACCGATCGTCGACGGCCTGATGAAGGAATTGGGCTTCGACGGATCGACGCTGGAGAATCTGGTCGCCGGCGCCAAGGATCCGGGCTCGGCCGAGGTGCCTCTGGTCGCAGTGCCGGTCGCCCCGAAGGATTGAACGGACGATGCGCATCGCGCCGCGGGGTGGGGTGCGCATCGCCGCATGTCGAAAAGGCGGAACCGCGCCGCCCGTCCGGCGCTGCGCAACGCAATGAGCACAATTCACCGCCTCAACCACGCGCTCGAACGCGCCTGGGCGCGGGGCCTGCTGCCCGAGCCGCCATTTGAGCGGGCGCTTGCGCGCTGGTCTGCGGAGGGCGATCCGAGCTGGACGGAGCCGCTCGCGATCCTGGTCCAAAGCCTGATCGAGGAAGCCGATCTCAATCCGCTCGGGCGGACCATGGCTTATGGCCAGATTGCGCGGGCGGTGGCCGCCCGCCGCCGCGCGGACGCGCTGTGGCGAACACGATTCGAGATCGCTGATATCCGGATCGAGGCGCCGATCGTCATCCTCGGCCAGATGCGGTCGGGGACGACTCGGGTCCACCGGCTGCTCGCCTGCGACCCGCGCTTTCGCTTCACCCGCTTCTATGAGACGATGGCACCGGTGCCGCCGCGCGGCCCCGATCTCCGGCCGCTCGCCGCCGCGGCCGGCCTGCGTTTCGTCCACCATCTCAATCCGGATCTGAAGGCGGTCCATCCCACCACCGCGGCAGCACCGGAGGAGGAATTCGGCCTATTCAGCCCCTCCATCCACGGCGCCCAGTTCGAGGCGCAATGGCGGGTCCCGAGCTTCACCCGCTGGTGGGAACAAGTCGACCGCCGGCCGGTCTACGCGACGTTCGGCAAGCTGATGAAGATCCTTGCCTGGTCGCGGGCCGGCAGCGGACCGTGGCTGATGAAAGCGCCGCAATTCATGGAGGATCTCGATCTGCTCCTCGAGCAATTCCCGGATGCACGGCTGATCTGCCTGGATCGCGACCCGGCCGAAGTCGCAGGCTCGTCGGCCTCGCTCGTCTGGAACCAGATGAAGGTCCAGTCCGATTCGGCAGATGCCGCGTGGATCGGCGCCGAATGGCTGCGCAAGACTGCGCGGCGAGCGGATCGGTCAGCCGCCGTACGTGCCGCTCGCCCCGACGTGCCCCAGATCGAGATCAGCTTCGACGCGATGAACCAGGACTGGCGCGGCGCCGTCGCGCGCATCTACGACTTCCTCGACCTGCCGCTGACATCCGCGGTCGAAGCCGCGATGGCGCGCTATCTCGCAGAGGCGGAGCGCAGCGGCTTTCGCGGCCATCGCTACAGCCTCGCCGACTTCGGCCTCGATGCAGAAAGCGTGCGCAATGTGGTTGGGGCGAGCGCCGCTTACGCGCTATAGCCCGCGCATGTCCTGGTATGTCGGTTTGCTGCTCTTCCTCGCCACCGTCGCGGCGATGGAGGGCGTCGCCTATGGCGCGCACCGCTGGATCATGCACGGGCCCGGTTGGTTCCTGCATCGAAGCCACCACCGGCCGCGTACCGGCGCCTTCGAAGCGAACGATCTTTATGCCGTGATCTTCGCCCTGCCCTCGATCACCCTGATCTTCGGCGGCGTCAATCTCGGCTGGGGCGCCTGGGCGATCTGGGTCGGCGCCGGCATCGCCGCTTACGGCGCCATCTATTTCGGCTTCCACGACGTCATCGTCCACCGCCGGCTCGCGCACCGCTACCTGCCCAAGTCCGACTATATGAAGCGGATCATCCAGGCGCACCGGCTGCATCACGTTACCGAGAGCCGCGAGGATTCGGTCAGTTTCGGCTTCCTGATCGCCCCCCGGCCCGAGGCGCTCAAGGCCGAGTTGAAGAAGCGCGGCCATGCCGGGGTAAGGGCACCGCGGGCCTAGCCATCTCCCCCTTCAGGGAAGAGGGGGATCAGCGTGGCCGGGTCCAGAGGTCCTCGCGCTCGACCGAATCCCCGCTGCCCGATGCTTTCACCAGCGCCAGCCCCACCGATGCCAGCTTGCGGCGCTTGCGGATAATCACCCGACTGTCGAGCGCAGCCGCGCCGCGCTGGGCAACCTTGCGGCCGATCGCCCCATAGATCGAGGCTGCGGCGAGCACCGCCCAGCGGGCGCGGAACGGAAGGCGTGGGGCACCGGCGCGCCCGGAAAGCTCGTATCGTTCGGACAAGGCGGCGAGGCGCCCGGCGATCATGGCGACCCTGTCGCGATGCGCCGGCGAGGCGAGATCGCCCGGCTTCAGGCCGGCTTCGGCCAGCCATTCGGCGGGGATGTAGCAGCGCCCGTTCTCGCAATCCTCGGTGATGTCCCGGGCGATGTTGGCGAGCTGGAACGCGATGCCGAGATCGGAGGCTCGGTCGAGGGTCAGCTCGTCGTCCGGCGCCACCCCCATCACCACCGCCATCATGCAGCCGACCGCACCGGCGACGTGAAAGCAATAGCGCAGCAGATCGCGTTCGTTGGCCGGCCGCCAGCCCGCAGCATCGAGCGCGAAGCCGTCGAGATGGGCGCGAATGAAGGCGTGGGGGATCGCGCATTCGGCGGCGACTACGGCGAGCGCGTCGAACGGTGGATCGCCGACCGTCTCGCCCGCCAGAGCCCGGTCGGTCGCGTCCGCAATGCCGCGAAACGCCTGCTCAGGCTCGGCGACCGGGCGGCTGTCATGGCCCAGCGTCTGGCCATCGGTGCGGTCGTCGCAGGCACGGCACCAGGCGTAGAGCAGCCAGGCCCGCTCGCGCGTCTCGCGATCGAACAATCGGCTCGCCAGCCGAA
The nucleotide sequence above comes from Sphingosinicella sp. BN140058. Encoded proteins:
- a CDS encoding sulfotransferase → MSTIHRLNHALERAWARGLLPEPPFERALARWSAEGDPSWTEPLAILVQSLIEEADLNPLGRTMAYGQIARAVAARRRADALWRTRFEIADIRIEAPIVILGQMRSGTTRVHRLLACDPRFRFTRFYETMAPVPPRGPDLRPLAAAAGLRFVHHLNPDLKAVHPTTAAAPEEEFGLFSPSIHGAQFEAQWRVPSFTRWWEQVDRRPVYATFGKLMKILAWSRAGSGPWLMKAPQFMEDLDLLLEQFPDARLICLDRDPAEVAGSSASLVWNQMKVQSDSADAAWIGAEWLRKTARRADRSAAVRAARPDVPQIEISFDAMNQDWRGAVARIYDFLDLPLTSAVEAAMARYLAEAERSGFRGHRYSLADFGLDAESVRNVVGASAAYAL
- a CDS encoding crotonase/enoyl-CoA hydratase family protein encodes the protein MGSERIRVDRQGGVAAVELARGDKMNAMDEAMFTAIGETFRSLGSDATVRAIVLSGEGRHFTAGIDLQYAITQFGHGGDHGRGTERRLRDIQRLQDAFSAIEAARPPVIAAVHGGCIGAGVDLASACDIRLASADAYFAIAEVDVAITADLGTLQRLGHLIPHGIVRELVYTGRRVEAAEAARLGLVNRLCESRDSVLAAALDMARTIAEKSPLAVAGAKMSLNYSRGRTVEDGLRHVAMWNAGALVSADLGVALEARLARSAARFEDLDP
- a CDS encoding flotillin family protein, which produces MFTGMNGLIQLAIYAGAILVVALTIGLMITRLYKRATKEIGFVRTGFGGEKVVINGGALVLPVLHETMPVNLNTVRLAVERKNNDALITLDRLRIDVKAEFYVRVRPDSESIAIAAQTLGLRTMQPESLKELIEGKFVDALRSVAAGMTMAQLHEQRADFVQKVQQVSAADLAMNGLELESVSLTGLDQTSIEHFNANNAFDAEGLTKLTEQIELRKKARNDIEQETRVQIEAKNFDAQRRSLEIARDAEFARLEQEREVEVRRAAQSAEVAQEQSLRQREAEEARIAAKQQVDSAQIQANRLVEQAKIAQTQALEIARQEQQIAVQNKSREESQAKAEADKARAAAVAAEEQVGTARETEIAERQKKIELIDAAREAERAAIGIRVKADADKQAAADRAEALRLAAEGEAEAEKLKAEAARVRFEVEAAGQRAINEAANLLSSDQVSLQAKVALLKVLPEIVREAAKPMEAIDSIKIVQVDGLTGSAGAGGLAGGAAGGDSSNLASSAVAAALRYRAQAPIVDGLMKELGFDGSTLENLVAGAKDPGSAEVPLVAVPVAPKD
- a CDS encoding TMEM175 family protein — encoded protein: MTKDNKDTPRLDEHPGEGAVRGTQRMEIFADAVFAIAFTLPLLEIKLPEAGPDFANELLTLWPAYLAYLLSVLVIGIYWVHHHFSGAIYRTTGHHFLLATLLFLAIIAFIAFPTRAFAERLSDPGSREAGAIFYVVALAALSLAWLLKWRTGCATRDIDDRLDPAYVGRLTRRYQWSTALHAASAAIAFFIWEAGLALAAIVTLAKLRAPETPKYLDEAPEIDGES
- a CDS encoding sterol desaturase family protein is translated as MSWYVGLLLFLATVAAMEGVAYGAHRWIMHGPGWFLHRSHHRPRTGAFEANDLYAVIFALPSITLIFGGVNLGWGAWAIWVGAGIAAYGAIYFGFHDVIVHRRLAHRYLPKSDYMKRIIQAHRLHHVTESREDSVSFGFLIAPRPEALKAELKKRGHAGVRAPRA
- a CDS encoding 2OG-Fe(II) oxygenase, with the protein product MNSVVGDPYALYRMQIGAWVKDRMKRTANVLQIPAKGLDIFVVRDLLTRSECEQVMKLIDKDRIPSGLLSPSGDPEFRTSESCHLRMSDPINVQVQNKINHLTGIQPAHGETIQGQRYAPGQQFKPHNDYFHPGTDYWDDMQLSGGQRTWTAMVFLNDVEAGGQTWFPDANVRVTPRQGNLLLWNNMDEYGQPNPYSLHSGMPVEAGVKYVITKWYRERPWTPLPA
- a CDS encoding phytoene/squalene synthase family protein codes for the protein MISPPERAALVAEAAAIIGRGSKSFRLASRLFDRETRERAWLLYAWCRACDDRTDGQTLGHDSRPVAEPEQAFRGIADATDRALAGETVGDPPFDALAVVAAECAIPHAFIRAHLDGFALDAAGWRPANERDLLRYCFHVAGAVGCMMAVVMGVAPDDELTLDRASDLGIAFQLANIARDITEDCENGRCYIPAEWLAEAGLKPGDLASPAHRDRVAMIAGRLAALSERYELSGRAGAPRLPFRARWAVLAAASIYGAIGRKVAQRGAAALDSRVIIRKRRKLASVGLALVKASGSGDSVEREDLWTRPR
- a CDS encoding RcnB family protein, whose translation is MRKALIGLVMSATVLTPVAAEAQNHGGSRAERIQQRYERQGERNQARVEARQQRQAVRQERQDVRQQRVEAPRQAPVQVQGNQGVDQRSASNWQSGERRRGEGGARREAYRQRIDATREASQRSAEGLDPRYQRQAARNQQRYEERLRDQRRDRRDDRRDWRNDRRDDRRGWQNDRGDYRQAQRWDRQWRNDRRYDWQNYRYAHRDLYRIGRYYSPYRDHSYSRLSIGFSLGSGFYGDRYWISDPWQYRLPPAYAGTRWVRYYDDVLLVDMYTGEVIDAIYDFFW
- a CDS encoding YqiJ family protein; this translates as MIELLTAPANLPFSVALIVMLLIGLIEAIGLGAHAVHIDLHLDTHIDGFDPLAWLGIGRIPLLMVIIVFLAIFGLAGLTLQQLASELAGAPLSPWIAGLAAAVAALPLTGFGARGLARILPQDETTAVSLDTLVGKRGEITIGTARRGSPAQARVRDVHGQVHYVMVEPHEEAHPLAAGDAILLARREGHIFIALGRADGLDPLIHEQLKVG
- a CDS encoding (2Fe-2S)-binding protein; the protein is MTRFTVNGQPIEYRLDPDTPLLWALRDASNLTGTKYGCGTGQCGACTVHVDGRAVRSCQMPIGRLEGSFVTTIEALSPDRSHPIQQAWVAESVPQCGFCQPGMIMAAAALLEQNGAPSDADIDAAITNLCPCGTYPRIREAIRRAARVRGGQEQISAAPPPDIDPCDAARRVPALDAGGAPARRR
- a CDS encoding flavin reductase family protein yields the protein MSETDLHVTDGFRAAMRRVASTVNVITICVGGEPMGITATAMSSLAMDPPSLLVCINRFAAMHSSMEDVSHFCVNVLHRDQVDIAQMFADRRQHGLRFVSGWTMDCERPPRLIDAQASIVCRRIDHHPFGTHSIFIGVVEDAIAREEVDPLLYLNGAYMGATD
- a CDS encoding amidohydrolase family protein, with amino-acid sequence MRFLAFAAACLIASPAAAEILVIHAGHLLSDPARAVAGPSTITVADGRITAIDAGLTPPPAGARLIDLSSKTVLPGLIDTHVHLSGDPGSDYRDEAVNSDEYATLVGARNARITALAGFTTVRDLGSPPLVGFALRRATAEGAIPGPRIVSSGPAISTIGGHGDVSGFRPEVVAVLGANNTCTGPEQCAARVREFSRAGADLIKITATGGVLSQQARGLGQHFTDAEMKAIVDTAHGLGLKVAAHAHSARGIEAAARAGVDSIEHGTFADAKAIQAMKTGGATLVPTLMAFTGIRERLGKGVYTPAVEAKVRETLSEVGKAARAARAAGVPVVFGTDAAVFEHGRNAQEFGLLVDQAGMSPAEAIASATTGAARLLGMDNEIGRIAPGYSADIIAVSGDPLRDVHALERVDFVMVRGRTIQ